The Triticum aestivum cultivar Chinese Spring chromosome 7B, IWGSC CS RefSeq v2.1, whole genome shotgun sequence genome window below encodes:
- the LOC123156740 gene encoding uncharacterized protein — translation MWNDELQVHVHTASFYVILANVVHIATGRDFGLVCIYGDPYHRQTDVIWDQISNFVYDNPGKPVLCMGDLNELLYDMDKSNVNVNHRRLHAFRALIKNCGFFDLGFSGPAYTWTNRRFSSNPTYERLDRGLVNPDWCDEFPHTKVLNLPIILSDHAPIFITTEGQYKKPKQTFKFDNWWLKENDFQSFAKNAWASSTNRNFSARTNNLAGALKVWCKKKKPLQQELSSLEEQINRIQMQPLSMQDHQLESALIVRYEQNMSKLTDFYRQRAKKNFATKGDRNTKIFHHAVLKRRKKNTIVSIKDENDNIHFNPQAIANTFVSYFRYIFASPNVNVGRPFLASRIISNSHDYTYSIPDKEEILNTLKDMKINASPGLDGFNVEFYIATWSWIGDDVTTMEPTASAIIATPIVLDDSRDILCWKPTPSGKCNSKSTYKLCLQQIHNLQVNQPRQVNQSTKDILQQVWKHKFMAPRVKTFAWRLLRHALPTGLRAGRFSSHISSTCSRCDSDEDEMHLFFLCNFARASWFGHPWYIRSDILALNHNSVLDIIQVLINMNHPQSSIPNIFTFLWCLWKARNDVLFCRKESHPHQVHQAALAIASVQDIQDPQEHLNRELPSSKEKQSTTILSQGQEQVQQGSTLKSDLAISGTKIYSDASWHKKNVPGYGGNPATGIGVHILFPEEGSDSRIMIQASTHDVCSPLIAEVYALLFAAKISCRLQLQQGSFLTDNLSLAKMAASRDINNTNISWRCRQPISEFFQISLSLNAVYHISRNTNGIAHNCAHQVLNSRVEPVFSCSRSSHANVPCPFLQSLLNFQVQGYVIHVVHCL, via the exons ATGTGGAATGATGAGCTTCAAGTTCATGTGCATACGGCTTCCTTCTATGTTATATTAGCAAACGTTGTACATATTGCTACGGGTAGGGATTTTGGGCTTGTTTGTATCTATGGTGATCCATATCATAGACAAACTGATGTGATTTGGGATCAAATTTCTAATTTTGTGTATGATAATCCTGGCAAGCCTGTATTATGTATGGGAGACCTTAACGAGCTTTTGTATGATATGGATAAAAGTAATGTTAATGTGAATCATCGTCGCTTGCATGCCTTTCGTGCTTTGATTAAGAACTGTGGTTTTTTTGATTTGGGATTTTCGGGGCCTGCTTATACTTGGACAAATAGAAGATTTTCTTCCAATCCTACTTATGAAAGGCTTGATAGAGGATTAGTTAATCCTGATTGGTGTGATGAGTTTCCCCATACTAAAGTTCTGAATCTTCCTATTATTCTTAGCGATCATGCTCCTATCTTTATTACCACTGAAGGTCAATACAAAAAACCTAAGCAAACTTTCAAATTTGATAATTGGTGGCTGAAAGAAAATGATTTTCAATCTTTTGCAAAGAATGCTTGGGCCTCTAGTACAAACAGAAATTTTTCTGCTCGTACTAACAATCTTGCAGGTGCTCTGAAAGTGTGGTGCAAAAAGAAGAAACCTTTACAGCAGGAACTCTCCAGCCTAGAAGAACAAATCAACCGTATTCAAATGCAGCCTCTATCCATGCAGGACCATCAACTGGAATCAGCACTCATTGTCAGGTATGAACAAAATATGTCGAAGCTTACTGATTTCTATAGACAAAGGGCTAAGAAGAATTTTGCAACAAAAGGGGACAGGAACACAAAAATTTTTCATCATGCGGTGcttaaaagaagaaagaagaacacTATAGTTTCAATAAAAGATGAGAATGATAACATTCACTTCAATCCTCAGGCCATTGCAAATACTTTTGTTAGCTACTTCAGATATATTTTTGCTTCTCCTAATGTGAATGTGGGCAGACCTTTTCTAGCATCCAGGATCATTTCTAACAGCCATGACTACACGTATAGCATACCAGATAAGGAGGAGATCCTTAATACTCTCAAGGATATGAAGATAAACGCCTCTCCTGGACTCGATGGATTCAATGTAGAATTCTATATTGCCACTTGGAGCTGGATTGGTGATGATGTTACGACTATG GAACCGACTGCTTCGgctattattgcaactcctatagTTCTTGATGATAGTAGGGATATCCTTTGTTGGAAGCCCACTCCTTCTGGTAAGTGCAATTCTAAGAGTACATATAAGTTGTGTTTACAACAAATTCATAATTTGCAGGTAAATCAACCAAGACAGGTGAACCAATCAACCAAAGATATTTTGCAGCAAGTCTGGAAGCACAAATTCATGGCTCCAAGGGTTAAAACTTTTGCGTGGCGCTTACTTAGGCATGCTCTCCCAACTGGTCTTAGAGCTGGCAGGTTTTCCTCTCATATTTCTTCTACATGCTCTAGATGTGATTCAGATGAAGATGAAATGCATCTTTTCTTTCTTTGCAACTTTGCTAGAGCCTCTTGGTTCGGACACCCCTGGTATATTAGATCTGATATTCTTGCTCTCAATCATAATTCTGTTCTTGATATTATTCAGGTTCTAATTAACATGAACCATCCGCAATCATCTATTCCTAATATATTTACCTTCTTGTGGTGTTTGTGGAAAGCAAGAAACGATGTTCTTTTTTGTAGGAAAGAATCACATCCCCATCAGGTTCACCAAGCTGCTCTAGCCATCGCCTCTGTCCAAGATATACAAGATCCCCAAGAACACCTAAATAGGGAGCTGCCTTCATCGAAGGAGAAGCAATCTACAACCATACTctctcaagggcaagaacaagtaCAGCAAGGCTCCACCCTCAAATCTGACTTGGCTATTTCAGGTACCAAAATATATTCAGACGCTTCTTGGCATAAGAAGAATGTGCCTGGGTATGGTGGTAATCCGGCTACTGGTATTGGTGTTCACATCCTTTTCCCTGAAGAGGGTTCTGATTCAAGAATAATGATTCAAGCCTCTACTCATGATGTTTGTTCACCTCTTATTGCTGAAGTTTATGCACTTCTATTTGCTGCTAAAATCTCTTGCAGGCTTCAACTTCAGCAAGGTTCTTTTCTCACTGACAATCTTTCATTAGCAAAGATGGCTGCTTCAAGAGATATCAATAACACCAACATCAGCTGGAGGTGCAGACAACCAATTAGCGAGTTCTTTCAAATCTCCCTTTCTCTTAATGCTGTTTATCACATCTCTAGGAATACCAATGGAATTGCTCACAATTGTGCTCATCAGGTTCTCAACTCGAGAGTAGAACCTGTCTTTAGTTGTTCACGTTCCTCTCATGCCAATGTACCTTGCCCTTTTCTGCAGTCCCTTCTCAATTTTCAAGTTCAGGGCTATGTAATTCATGTTGTACATTGTCTATGA